In one window of Aquamicrobium sp. DNA:
- a CDS encoding TetR/AcrR family transcriptional regulator yields MAGNDGKGGTGRGGAWQEREARIFAAAHALIAERGYGATSMLAVAKAAKVSNETLYRRYGDKRGLFARMVEDNARAIRAMLEAAVAGEGDALAGLRGVAPLLLGMLLGERAVSLNRAAAADETGELGRALAAGGRDAVAPLLGALAGRAMEAGSIRAPSAAQAVEWYIALLIGDMQVRRVTRVAAEPSEAEIEARAQAAFSAFLRLCAAG; encoded by the coding sequence ATGGCTGGCAATGACGGTAAGGGTGGGACGGGTAGGGGCGGGGCCTGGCAGGAGCGGGAGGCGCGCATCTTCGCGGCCGCCCATGCTCTGATCGCCGAGCGCGGCTACGGGGCGACGTCGATGCTGGCCGTGGCCAAGGCGGCGAAAGTCTCGAATGAGACGCTCTATCGGCGCTACGGCGACAAGCGCGGGCTTTTCGCGCGCATGGTCGAGGACAACGCCCGCGCGATACGGGCGATGCTGGAGGCGGCGGTCGCGGGCGAGGGCGACGCGCTCGCCGGGCTGCGCGGCGTCGCGCCGCTGCTTCTCGGCATGTTGCTCGGCGAGCGGGCCGTCTCTCTGAACCGCGCGGCGGCGGCCGACGAGACGGGCGAGCTCGGCCGCGCGCTCGCCGCCGGCGGCCGGGACGCGGTTGCGCCGCTTCTCGGCGCGCTCGCCGGGCGGGCGATGGAGGCGGGGTCGATTCGCGCGCCCTCGGCGGCGCAGGCGGTCGAATGGTATATCGCGCTCCTCATCGGCGACATGCAGGTGCGCCGCGTCACCCGGGTCGCGGCCGAACCTTCGGAAGCCGAGATCGAGGCGAGGGCGCAGGCCGCTTTTTCAGCCTTCCTGCGGCTTTGCGCGGCGGGCTGA